The following is a genomic window from Gemmatimonadaceae bacterium.
CGAGAACCGCGACGAAAACGCCAAGCGTTATCATCCAGATCGTCTGAACTGTTTCCGGGGTTATCTCAGACACGGGAAGGCCCTCCACTCGCTCCCGCATGACTCTCCAGGGCCGCCACCAGCGCACCGCCCTTTGCCTCTATGCTTTGTACTGTTTCGAGAAGCTGACCCGCCACCTCGTTAGTCGTCTCGAGTGCCCAGATCGGCATCGTGCTCTCGCGAATTTTCTCCGCCGCCGCCAGCGCCCGCCGCGCGTGAGCAAGAATGCTGCGCGCGGTGAGCCAGATTGTTATCAGCAACACTGCGGCAATCAGAATCACCACCACCGCCAGCGCCATCCAGAGTCCCCACGATCTCCACAGCTCAGTGTCTGTCACGGGTGTCCTCTATCGTGGAGTTGTCATCCAGATAATCGCTCTTCGAACCCGGTCGGTCACCGCCCCAGAATCTATCTTCGGTACCCCTGGGACGGCCCGGCGCCTTCGCCCCCCAGAACTGCCATTTCTTGTAGAAGAACTCCATAAGCTTGAGTGACGGAGTGGCGGTATTCACGTTTGCCCACCCGCTCGGCACTGCATTGAGCTTGTCCCAGCGCACTTCTGAGTTCGCGTGCCGGTTGCTCAGCCGCCGCGCGCGCCGGATCACCGCCCCCACCCCACGCGACATCGTCGTCGAGATAAGTCCGCCCGGGGGCTCCTTATAGAATGGCGAAAACTTGTCGGGGAACCCCGGCATCGTGCAGGCAATGCAGACCCCGCCGGCCTCCATGCACCCTCCCATGTGGTTCAACGCGCCGCGCTTCACGATGTTGCAGTTGACCACCGGCCCCCAGCATCCGAGCTCGATAAGGCACTCGGGGTCGCCATAGTTCTTGGCGAACACTCCTTCCTCATAGTACCCGGCGCGCGTGCAGCCGCGGTGAACACTCTCGGTGAACAGCCACGATGGACGGCCAAGCTCGTCAAAGGAAGGAAGCGGTCCGAGGCCCTGCAGAAAAAGCAGTACGGCAAAAACCGTCTCGGTGAAGTTGTCGCCCTGTGGCGCGCAACCCGGGATGTTGATCACCGGGAGGCCGAAAGCGCTTCTGTAGTCCTTACCGAGAAAGTCCATCAGGCTCATCGAGCCGGTGGGATTCCCGACCGCGGAGGGGATACCTCCCCACGTGGCGCATGTGCCGATCGCTATGGTGGCAGCCGCGCCGGGAGCGAGACGGGAGATCCACGTTGCCGTGGGAACCGGTCCATGGCCATCGGTTCCTTCAATTGCCTGGCTACCCATCGCCGAGAAATAACCCCCGGTGCGCGCAGCGATGCGCTCGTCCGCGATCGAGCCTTCAGCTACGATGACATACGGATCCTCGAGCTTCCCTTCCCACGCATCCAGCATCGGCTGGATGAACGCCTCGCCGTGCTCGACCGAAAGCACCGTGTGGTGAAGCAGGACCTGAGGCATCGTGGGCACCGTGCCGAGCAGCAGCCCCTCGATGCCCGGGTTCGTGGCTCCGGCGACGGCCACGGTGCATCCGTCGCAGCTCATTCCGGCTATCCAGAAAACGTGCACAGTCTTGATTGGGCCGAGCGGCAACCGTTCGGGCCGGGGATGAGGGAGCGTCGCCGGAATAGGTGGCTGCGTGGTCTTGATTGTATCCTGTTCAACCGCTGTCGCCATGACGTGCTCCTTTCGCAATCCGGGAAGTATACGCCGCCGCCTGCCGCCCGGATCTCGGTTGGGCAGCCGACGCGGACGCCGTTTAGCTGTTTACAAGGGTTACAAAACAAATACCTTCAATTCACATGCCGTTGACGGCCGCACACACGTCCCGCACACAATGCAGGTTGCGCGTTCCGATACAGCGTATATATCACTTAGTCGACAACGGTGAAAGGACGAACTGGCCTGAACCGGTGAAACGACCAGTCGCTCGAACCCGCAGCGGCTTGTTCGGCTGCGGCCGTTTTCCACTCCAGAAGGGAGGCAAAAGTGTGTCTAGCGATTCCTGGACAGATCGTCGACTTCGTCGACGGCCATCCGCATCTGGCGGTCATCGAAGTGTCGGGCGTTCGTCGCAAGGTGAACATCGACCTGTTGCGCGAGGATGGTCTCACGCTGTCGGACTGGGTTCTGATTCACGTCGGGTTCGCCATGAGCAAGATCAGCCCCGAGCATGCGCAGGAGCAGATCAGCCTGCTGACCATGCTCGGTGAAGAGGGTGAAGCGGTCCGCGAGCTCGAAGGCTATCAATTTGGCTAGCGGCTGTAAATGAGCAGTTTGGAGGACATTCGCCACAGGAGATAGCGCGTGCATTCCATCGGGGCCTCGCTCGCGGAATCGCCAGTGGGATTGAATGGCTGGCCGATAAGTATGGCGCGGCAACGGCCGGTTTGCTGCTCGCACTCGCCATGCTGTCCGCGTGCGGGCCCGCCGAGCAATCGACCGGGAAATCGAGCGACGCCGCCGCGGATTTGCAGGAGTTGAAGGTCGGCGCCCTTGAAGATGAATTCGGTCTTCAGCTCAACAGGCCCCGGCTTGGTATGTATCCTCTCAATACCGGCATCTGTGAGCCGCTGTTCAGGCTCACTAACGACCTGCAGGCCAAGCCATGGCTCGCGACGAAGGTCGAGTACCGCGGCGATAATACCTTCCGTTTTACCCTGCGCCAGGGAGTGGTTTTCCACGACGGCAGCCCACTCGATGCAAATGATGTGAAGTTCACGCTCGACCACGCTGTGCGTGTAAAGACGCAATACAGCTTTCTGTCCGACCAATCCGTTCGCGTCATCGATGACTCGACGGTGGATGTGCGGCCATCCGTTCCGAATCTGCGTCTGGCAGACCAGATCGTGCATTCTCTCTGGAGCGTAATCGCGACGGGCAACGATCCGACCACTCGACCAAACTGCACCGGTCCCTTCCGATTTCTGGAGTACTCGCCACAGAGCCACTTCACGGTCGTTCGCAATGATTCCTACTGGGGCGAGAAAGCGAAACTGCAGCGGATCACGTTCCGCTTCTTCCAGGACGACAACACCCGGGCGCTGGCGCTCCGAGCCGGCGAAGTTGATGCAATCTTTGACGTCAACCGGGGGACAATCGCCAGCCTTCGCGAAACGCCTGGACTGAAGATTCTTGCGGCACCGCCGGGTTCGACGATTCTGATGTACATCTCGACGCGTGGTGCACCACCGTACACGATCATGGCTGATCAGCGAGTCCGTCGCGCAGTGGCCATGGCCATCGACAGGAAAGTTCTGGTCGATCGGGTGCTCGGCGGATACGCCGCCCTCGTCAACTCGGTCAACCCGCCAGCCGCACTTGGCAGGCACGCGGCGGCAATCAATGGGGTCCCATACGATCCGGCAGGAGCCCGACGACTGCTCGACGCAGCCGGATGGAAATTATCGGGAGATCGCGTGCGGATGAATGGCAGCCGGCGGCTCGCACTGGTCATGATCATGCAGCCCGGCAACGTCGATCGAGTGGTTGGAGAGTTCATTCAGGCGCAGCTTGCTGCTGTAGGCGCCGAAGTGCGAATCGAGCATCTGGATCCGGGCGCGTTCTCGGCGCGGATCAATTCAGGCACGTTCGATCTGGATATTGAAGTCCCCAGCCAGAATGACGCGAACCCCGCGTTTCTTCTGTCACTTCGCTGGTACTCCCGATCGCCCATCGCCAGTGCCCGTTTCATGCCGGTCGGCCCGCGCTTCGATTCACTGGTTACTGCCGCGCTCACGAGCGAATCCCGCGACGACACGCAGCGACGCGCGTCCGAGGCAATGCAGGTGCTGGTGAGCGATGAAGTGGCGGCGATTCCCCTGGCGGGGATATATCGCATCTACGCGATGACGGACAAGGTGAGAGGGTTTGACCCTCACCCATCGCGCAACAATCAGTGGTGGAACACAGTCTGGCTAGCGAGGTGAGCGTGTGTCGCTGCACCTAGCCCGCTTCATTTCCCGCCGCCTCCTTTATCTCGTTCCCGTGTGGCTCGGCGTTTCCCTTCTTGCCTTCAGTCTCGCGAACCTCGCTCCCGGTGATCCAGCCGAGCTGATGCTCGTCCGGCAGACGGGACAGTCGCCCAGCGCGGAGGCAGTCGCTCAGCTTCGTGAAGAACTCGGGTTGAACGGTCCAGCGCCGGTGCGCTACGTTCGGTGGCTCGCGAAGGTCGCAGCCGGTGATCTTGGCGAATCCTATCGCACGGGCGCGCCAGTGCTGGAACTGCTCGTCGCCCGGTTTCCTTCCACGCTTGAGCTGGCGCTGTCGGCAATGTTGCTGGCCATCCTTATTGCCCTTCCTCTGGGCGCTGTCGCCGCCATCAGACAGGATTCGATTACCGATCACTTTGCGCGACTCGTCGCGCTGATCGGGGCCTCGGTTCCAGGGTTCGTGGTAGGTTATCTGCTGATTCTTCTTTTTGCTGTGACACTCAGGTTGCTTCCCGTGGCTGGATCAGACGGCTGGCGGTACCTCGTCCTGCCGGTTCTTACACTCGGTATCGGGGAGGCAGCAGCATTGGTTCGTCTGACACGGGCCAACATGCTCGAAGTTCTGACTGAAGATTATGTGCGCACTGCCAGGGGAAAAGGCGCACCCAGTCACACGGTGTTCGTACGACACGCACT
Proteins encoded in this region:
- the hypC gene encoding HypC/HybG/HupF family hydrogenase formation chaperone, whose protein sequence is MCLAIPGQIVDFVDGHPHLAVIEVSGVRRKVNIDLLREDGLTLSDWVLIHVGFAMSKISPEHAQEQISLLTMLGEEGEAVRELEGYQFG
- a CDS encoding ABC transporter substrate-binding protein, with amino-acid sequence MLLALAMLSACGPAEQSTGKSSDAAADLQELKVGALEDEFGLQLNRPRLGMYPLNTGICEPLFRLTNDLQAKPWLATKVEYRGDNTFRFTLRQGVVFHDGSPLDANDVKFTLDHAVRVKTQYSFLSDQSVRVIDDSTVDVRPSVPNLRLADQIVHSLWSVIATGNDPTTRPNCTGPFRFLEYSPQSHFTVVRNDSYWGEKAKLQRITFRFFQDDNTRALALRAGEVDAIFDVNRGTIASLRETPGLKILAAPPGSTILMYISTRGAPPYTIMADQRVRRAVAMAIDRKVLVDRVLGGYAALVNSVNPPAALGRHAAAINGVPYDPAGARRLLDAAGWKLSGDRVRMNGSRRLALVMIMQPGNVDRVVGEFIQAQLAAVGAEVRIEHLDPGAFSARINSGTFDLDIEVPSQNDANPAFLLSLRWYSRSPIASARFMPVGPRFDSLVTAALTSESRDDTQRRASEAMQVLVSDEVAAIPLAGIYRIYAMTDKVRGFDPHPSRNNQWWNTVWLAR
- the nikB gene encoding nickel ABC transporter permease, whose amino-acid sequence is MSLHLARFISRRLLYLVPVWLGVSLLAFSLANLAPGDPAELMLVRQTGQSPSAEAVAQLREELGLNGPAPVRYVRWLAKVAAGDLGESYRTGAPVLELLVARFPSTLELALSAMLLAILIALPLGAVAAIRQDSITDHFARLVALIGASVPGFVVGYLLILLFAVTLRLLPVAGSDGWRYLVLPVLTLGIGEAAALVRLTRANMLEVLTEDYVRTARGKGAPSHTVFVRHALRNALNPVITLSAVRFGRLLGGAAIVETIFARPGVGKTVVDAIHDRDYPVIQGFILFAGTVFLLANLLVDVMYPLLDPRVRLSGAERRYRASL